Part of the Paenibacillus kyungheensis genome, GCATACCACGAATAACCGACTCATCTTCGAAAAATAGGATCGTACCATAACCAGCTTGGAAGCTATCCATTTTTTCTTGTGTAGGGCCGAATTTGTCAGCAGGTACGATTTCTTTTAGAATATCCGTTGTAAATTGCCATAGTTGATCATGTTTTTCACCTAACAACACAATTACACGAGCACTTTGAGAGTTAAATGCGGATGGTGTATGTAGTACCACCTCTTCTACAATCTCTTGAATACGTTCGTCAGAAGTTACAGCTTCTTTGCTAATACCATAGATACTTCTTCTGTTCTTCATTGCACTAAGTATATCTGGATTCGTCATTACAATCATCCTCCTTCAATCAAATTGAGTACGGAAATATAATTGGTGCTCCTATGTTATTTACCCATTGTTATAAAAAACTATCAGTAACGTACAAAAATAAAGAGAAATACAATGTACTTTCTTGATCTATACATCTGTAAAGCTCGCTATAAGTATAGAAAAATAATACATATGTAGAGACACGATCATTTCATTTGTTTAAGGATTTATCTCTTTCGTTTAATACTACTTAGAATTCAAAATTATTATCCAATTAGAGACGCTAGGAGGGAAATGAGCATGATTGAGATCGGACTTACCGGATTCGGAGATCATCCCGAACTCTATGGCAAAATCAAAGCGCCAGAACGATTACCTACGTATAGTGAACATTTTCCTATCGTTGAAATAGATAGTTCGTTTTATGCCGTTCAACCTGTCAAAAATGTAACCAAATGGGTAGAACAGACGCCTGATCATTTTGGGTTTGTATTCAAAGCGTATCAAGGGATGACCGGACATTTACGCGGGAAAAAGAACTATTTCGATACCAAAGAAGAAATGTTCCAAGCATTCCATGTGTCGTTGCAACCGGCGATCGATGCAGGCAAATTAAGGATGGCATTATTTCAATATCCACCGTGGTTTGAATGTAATCGTGACAATGTCGATACCCTGCGCGAAACACGTGAACTCATGGGCGATATTCCTTGTGCTTTAGAATTTCGTAATCAAACCTGGTATATGCCAGAATTCCGCGAAAAGACACTGGACTTTATGCGTAAAGAAGATTGGATTCATACGATTGTTGATGAACCTCAAGCAGGCATGGGCTCGATTCCGATCATTACCGCCGCTACTTCCAAACAAGCAACCTATGTACGTATGCATGGACGCAATGTAGATGGCTGGCACAAAAGTAGTGATCCAAATTGGCGCAAGCTCAGATATCTGTATAAGTACAATACCGAAGAGTTAACAGAATGGCGGGATCGACTGCTAGAGATTCAGAACCAGTCCGAACATGTCTATGTGGTATTCAATAACAATTCGGCTGGCGATGCGACGCCAAATGCCAAAGAGTTAATTGAGATGTTAGCTGACAAAAATGTGTTGTCTGAAAAACATGATATCGGAAGTTCTTCATCATAATATATTTTAATGTAGTTTATATCGCTATTTTTGTACGTAAAAAAGTCATATCTCTTAATAAGAGATATGACTTTTTGCTTGGTATCACTTATGAAAATAAATCAATAGCATCTTGTGGTACATAAGTCTGTACACCGTTATGAATAACATTGCCTTTGAGCTTCACCGTTTTACCATTCCAGTCTGCTGTATTTTTAAATACAGGCAAACGCAATGTATCGTTTCCTTTGGTGACTACCACCACTGGATTACGAGCATCGGTCGCATCCCATTTGACGGTAGCGCCTTTAGCTGCAAAAGCAGTTTTGGCTGGTACAAATAATTGCTTGGATACATCTGCTAGATCCACTTGCAATGCTGAAGCCATATAACCAGCGATATCACTATTTTCCACAACTCCTGTTAACTGTACACCGCCCGGTGCATACGAATACAGAGCCACTTCACCGCCAGTATGACCGCCTGTTGTCCAGCCGATATGAGCACGTTTGCTAATCATTGGACCGACTGCGTAATTCATACGTCCTTTTTCGGCTGCTTTGATTGTAGCGATCTCTTCTTTTGTCAGATCAGTAATACCATAGTATTGTTTCATCACTGCTTTGATATTGGTACGGTTACTATTGAATTTCTCTTCTAATCCTTCACCGGTTGTTTTTGCTTTTTTCAACGGAGCAATAAAGGTAGACAACGGTTCTTCGTCATATGTTCCGGTTGTGCCTGCATCCCCAATCGTAATCCCGCCGTTACCATGATCGGTAGCCGCAATCACTAATGTATTCTGATCTTGTTTGGCAAAAGCAAGTGCTTTCGCAACAGCGCGATCAAAAGCATTCACTTCACTAATAATCCCGATCGGATCATTGGCATGAGCGGCCCAATCCACTTTACTACCTTCTACCATTAAGAAAAATCCTTCTTCATTTTGGGAAAGGACTTGAATCGCTTTGTCTGTCATTTCCGCTATACTTGGTTGCTTCACAGGATCACGATCCATATCGTTTGCCATCGCTGTATCGGCAAACATTCCCCATAACTTGCCGGAAGAAACGGCTTTTAGTTCTGCTGTATTTTTAACGATATTATAACCGGAGCTCGCAATCACTTTGGTCAAATCTTCGCCATCTTCACGACCTGCTGGTGTAAAGTATGTCGCTCCGCCACCAAGTACCACATCCATACCTGCATACACTTGTTGTTCGCTCAAAGCATCGTAATTGCTTCGATCTGGATAATGAGCACTAAAGTCTGCCGGAGTCGCATGCATAATTTCAGAAGTCG contains:
- a CDS encoding nitroreductase family protein, whose protein sequence is MTNPDILSAMKNRRSIYGISKEAVTSDERIQEIVEEVVLHTPSAFNSQSARVIVLLGEKHDQLWQFTTDILKEIVPADKFGPTQEKMDSFQAGYGTILFFEDESVIRGMQEQFQAYQDNFPVWSQQSSGMHQYLIWTLLEAEGYGASLQHYNPLIDEKIKAEWDIPESWKLVAEMPFGKPTAPAGDKEFKPLEERIRVLK
- a CDS encoding DUF72 domain-containing protein produces the protein MIEIGLTGFGDHPELYGKIKAPERLPTYSEHFPIVEIDSSFYAVQPVKNVTKWVEQTPDHFGFVFKAYQGMTGHLRGKKNYFDTKEEMFQAFHVSLQPAIDAGKLRMALFQYPPWFECNRDNVDTLRETRELMGDIPCALEFRNQTWYMPEFREKTLDFMRKEDWIHTIVDEPQAGMGSIPIITAATSKQATYVRMHGRNVDGWHKSSDPNWRKLRYLYKYNTEELTEWRDRLLEIQNQSEHVYVVFNNNSAGDATPNAKELIEMLADKNVLSEKHDIGSSSS
- a CDS encoding alkaline phosphatase; amino-acid sequence: MIVIFKMINKRRLHQLHLSITAGTLAVSLLLGLAGETVSAASKEQPEIRAKNVIMLIPDGMSMDGTTLARWYNGGKALALDEMASGLVRTYSADAAIADSAPAGTAFATGFKSHTGYVGVLPDQNTMPGLPKLASGDAKKPVANIVEAARLAGKSTGIIATSEIMHATPADFSAHYPDRSNYDALSEQQVYAGMDVVLGGGATYFTPAGREDGEDLTKVIASSGYNIVKNTAELKAVSSGKLWGMFADTAMANDMDRDPVKQPSIAEMTDKAIQVLSQNEEGFFLMVEGSKVDWAAHANDPIGIISEVNAFDRAVAKALAFAKQDQNTLVIAATDHGNGGITIGDAGTTGTYDEEPLSTFIAPLKKAKTTGEGLEEKFNSNRTNIKAVMKQYYGITDLTKEEIATIKAAEKGRMNYAVGPMISKRAHIGWTTGGHTGGEVALYSYAPGGVQLTGVVENSDIAGYMASALQVDLADVSKQLFVPAKTAFAAKGATVKWDATDARNPVVVVTKGNDTLRLPVFKNTADWNGKTVKLKGNVIHNGVQTYVPQDAIDLFS